Below is a genomic region from bacterium.
CACGGGCTCCATCGCAGGTACGTCGCGCTTCATCGAGCGGATCATCAAGGCATCGGGCACGGTGCAGGAAGACCGGGTAGCAGCGTTGGATGCGCTCCTCCATCAAACCGTCAAAAAGGTCAGCGAGGATATCGAGGCGTTTAAATTCAACACGGCGGTCAGCCAGATGATGATTTTCATGAACGCGCTTGAGAAGGCCGGAAGCATTGGAAAAGGGCAATGGGGGGTATTCCTGCGCCTTCTTGCGCCGTTTGCGCCGCACGTGACCGAAGAGCTCTGGGAAACGCTTGGGGAGACGCCTTCGATACACCTCGCGCCGTGGCCCGAATACGACCCCGCGCTCCTTATTGAAAGCGCGGTCGAGATCGTCGTGCAGGTAAACGGCAGGCGGAGGGGGTCGATAACGCTGAGTCCCGACGCTTCGGAGAGCGAAGCGTTTGAAATGGCTAAAGAGGTGCCCGCGGTCGTCGCGGCGCTTGGCGGAAAAGAGCCGGGAAGGGTCGTGTATGTTCCGGGTAAAATCCTTAATTTGGTGGCCGCTTGACGCAAAACGGCCCTAGGTGTATAAATAAGACCATATATGGCAACTAAAACGAAGACGGGCGCGAAAAGCACAAAAGTAGGCGGCGCTGCCGTCACTTTCGACAATGCGGGACTCGTGAAAAAGCTCCTTGCGGAGGTGCCTGAGCGCGCCCGCGAGGTGCTTATTTTCCGCTTCGGGCTTGGCACGAGCGCTACCCGCGAGACCCTTGAAGCTATCGGCGACCGCTGGGGCGTCACCCGCGAGCGCGTTCGCCAGATCGAGAACGCGGGCCTTGAAGCGGTACGCGCTTCGAAGGCGTTCGAAGACGCCGAAGAGTCGTTTTCGCAGCTTGAGGCGTATATCGAGTCGCTTGGCGGCATCGTTCCCGAGGACGAGCTTCTCGGCGGCCTCGCAAAGGACGAAAAGAGTCGGAACCGGTTCCGCTTCCTTCTCGTCGTCGGCAGCGCCTTCTTCCGCGAGCGCGAGACCGATGATTTCTATGCCCGCTGGCACGTCGACCATAAGACGGCCGAGAAAGTGCACGATGCCCTCACGAGCCTCTATTCCTCGCTTGAGGACGAAGACGTGCTTCCGGAAGGAGAACTCCTCTCGCGCTTTCTCGAGGAACTCAAGGGAGTCAACACCGCATACCAGACCGAATCCATCCTCAAGCGCTGGCTCTCGCTCTCGAAGACCATCGCCTGCAATCCGCTTTCCGAGTGGGGCCGCGCTTCGTGCTCGTCGGTCCGCACCAAGGGTATCCGCGACTACGCATACCTTGCCGTAAAGCAGGCGGGGAAGCCGCTTCACTTCAGCGAGGTGGCGAAGGCGATCAGCGATCTCTTCTCGAAGAAGGCGCATGTCGCGACGACCCATAACGAGCTCATCAAGGACGAGCGCTTCGTGCTCGTCGGCCGCGGCCTCTACGCGCTTAAGGAGTGGGGCTATGCGCCGGGAATCGTGCGCGAAGTCGTCGCAGATGTTCTCAAGAAGAACGGTCCGATGACCAAGGAGCAAGTGATCGCGGAGGTGAAGAAGAGCCGGTACGTGAAGGACAATACCGTGCTCGTGAACCTCAACGACACCCGCTACTTCAAGCGCCAGAAGAACGGCACGTACGCGCTCGCGTAACCTTTTCCCGATACAGCGCTTCGACGCGCCCCTTGCGGGGCGCGTCGTGCGTTATACTTAAG
It encodes:
- a CDS encoding sigma factor-like helix-turn-helix DNA-binding protein, translated to MATKTKTGAKSTKVGGAAVTFDNAGLVKKLLAEVPERAREVLIFRFGLGTSATRETLEAIGDRWGVTRERVRQIENAGLEAVRASKAFEDAEESFSQLEAYIESLGGIVPEDELLGGLAKDEKSRNRFRFLLVVGSAFFRERETDDFYARWHVDHKTAEKVHDALTSLYSSLEDEDVLPEGELLSRFLEELKGVNTAYQTESILKRWLSLSKTIACNPLSEWGRASCSSVRTKGIRDYAYLAVKQAGKPLHFSEVAKAISDLFSKKAHVATTHNELIKDERFVLVGRGLYALKEWGYAPGIVREVVADVLKKNGPMTKEQVIAEVKKSRYVKDNTVLVNLNDTRYFKRQKNGTYALA